Within the Agromyces ramosus genome, the region CCCAGTCGTTCGAGCACGCGCACCGACGAGGTGTTGTTCGCCAGTACCCGGGCGGTGACGGGCGTCTCGGGGCGGGCGTCGCGCGCGGCCGCGAGGGCGACGGTGGCCGCCTCGGTCGCGAAGCCGTGGCCCCACGCCTCGGGGGCCAAGCGATAGCCGAGGTTCCACGCGTCGAAGCCGAGCATCGCGGCGCCGGCCGAACCGAGGAACGCGCCGGCCGGGAGCCCGTCGACCGGCTCGCGGAGCATGACGGCACAATGCCCGAACCCGTGAGCGCGGTGGCTCAGCATCGACCGTTCGATCGCCCGCGCGGACTCGCCGCGACTCGTGTGTCGGCCGCTCGGCAGGTGAACCCACGTGCGCGGGTCACCATAGACGCGGTGGTAGTCGTCGACGTGGTCGATCGTGAGGGGGCGGAGCAGAAGGCGTTCGGTGCGCAATTCGTCGATCATCGCCGATCAGTATCGCAGCGGCATCCGACACTGCGCGTCACTTGAGCAGCCGGGACAGCACGCGATCGGCGAGCGGCTTTCCGCCGGTCTGGCAGGTGGGGCAGTACTGGAAGGTGGAGTCGGCGAAGATGACCTCGCGCACGGTGTCGCCGCACACCGGGCACGCCTCGCCGGTTCGGCCGTGCACCTGCATGCGGGTGCGCTTGGAGTCTTTGAGCTCGTCGGGCCGCTTGCCGGCCGCGGCGGCGATTGCGTCGTCGAGCGTGTCGCGGAGTGCGTGATAGAGCCGCTCGACGTCGTCGGGCTTCAGCTTCGCGGCGAGCGCGTAGGGCGACATGCGGGCGTTGTGGAGGATCTCGTCGGAGTAGGCGTTGCCCACGCCGGCAAACACCGACTGGTCGCGCAGCAGCCCCTTGATCTGCGTTCGGCGCCGGGCGAGGACGCCCGCGAAGTCGTCGAGCGTGAAGTCGGGCGCCGTGGGATCTGGACCGAGCCTGGCGATGCCGGGCACGTCGGATGGGTCGTGAACGACGTACACGGCGAGGGACTTCTTGGTGCCGGCCTCGGTGAGGTCGAACCCCGCGCCGTCGTCGAGGCGCACGCGAAGGGCGATGGGCGACTTGCCCGGCTTGATGAGCGTCTTCGGCAGCTCGTCGTACCAGCGCAGCCACCCGGCGCGCGCGAGGTGGAACACGAGGTGGGTGCCGCCGGCGTCGAGGTCGACGAACTTGCCGTGCCGTTGGGCCGCGACGATCTCGCGGCCGGCGAGCGTGCTGAGGGGCGGATCGAAGGTCTTCAACGCCGCGATGGCGGACACCGACGCCGACATGATCGCACGGCCCACCGCACGCTCGCGCAGGAATCCGACGAGCGCCTCGACCTCAGGAAGCTCGGGCACTCCCCTATCGTGCCACCGACCGCCGACAGGCGGGGTGATTCGAGGCATCGGGGCCGTTACGATCGATCGGGTGGTCCGGCCCATCCAGCTTCCGCACGACCTCGAGCTCCGACTCGTGCGTGCCGACGACGCGACGCGACTCGCCGACGCATACACCCGCAACCGCGAGTACCTCGCACCGTGGGAACCGCTCCGCCCCGACGCGTTCTTCGAGCCCGAGTGGCACGACGACGAGGTGCGGTTGCAGCTCGGGTCGGCAGCCGAGGGCCGTTCACTCCCCCTCGTGATCACCGACGGCGACCGGATCGTGGGCCGGCTGAACCTCTCGAACATCGTGCGCGGCGCGTCGCAGAGCGCGAGCCTCGGCTACTGGGTCGATCGTCACTACGCCGGGCGAGGGGTCGGCACGGCCGCGGTGCTCGCGGCGATCGACCTCGCTCGCGACGAGCTCACGCTCCACCGGCTCGAAGCCGGCACGCTCGTGCACAATCACCGCTCGCAGCGGGTGCTCGTCAACGCCGGATTCGAGCCCATCGGACTTGCGCCGCGATACCTGCGCATCGCCGGCCAGTGGCAGGACCACCGCCTGTTCCAGCGGCTCCTCGACGACTGAGTCGACGCCGCGCTTTCTCGTGATCGGCTCGAGGCCATACGATCCTGCTGTGGACCCGAACCTCGCGCGGCAAACGCTGCGCATCCTCCCCGACAGCCCCCTCACCGTCGAGCTCGTCGAGCGCGCGTTCGCCGGCGAGTCGTGGGCGCGACACCCTTCGCGATATCAGGATGTCTCGGCACGGCGCCAAGCCGAGGAGTGGGCGCAGACGCTGGTCGTCGCTCGCGACGTTCTGCTCGCCGAGGCGCGAACGTCGACCGCCCCGCACCCGAGCGTCGGGGCATCCGTGCCCGTCAGCACACCGGCGCCCCGCCGCGGCCTCTCGAGCGGCGCGGTCATCGGAATCGTGGCGGGCTCGGTCGCGGTGCTGGCCCTGATCACGGCCGGGGTGTTCGGTGCCACGACGCTTGCGACGAACGCGCTCACGACCGCGACCGAGCGGCTCGAGTCGGCGGCCGAAGAAGCCGCAGCTGGCGCAGAAGACGACACCGAGTTCGCCGATGTCGAGCGGATGCAATCCGGAGAGACGATGTACGCGTTCCCCGCCGCGCTCGAGATGTACAACGACAATCGGCACGGTGCCGATTGCCCGATCGAGTTCGCCGAGGGCTGCTGGCAGGTGGCGCTCTTCACCGAGGCCGACTGCCGCACCATCGAAGTCGAGCTCGGCTTCACCGACGACATCGACGCGTACTTGCCCGAACACCTCGAGACCATCGAGAAGCACGACGTCGTCGGCAATGAGGCGACGGTGGTCGTGTTCGGCAACGACGACTACGGCTACGGCTGGATCAACCAGGTCACCTGCCTCGACACCGCAAGCTGACCGACCAAGGCGACGAGCACCGGCCGGCACGGCCGTGCTTCATTCGAGCGCCGGCCGCCGCTAGGGTCGAGCCATGCGTATCGACGACAGCAGCGGCATCCGTGTGCTCCACCTCGAGGCTGAGGGCGAGCCCATCTCGACACCCGATGACGCATCCGACCTCGTCGGCACGGCCTGGTCGCACAACGCGAGCCTGATCGCCGTCCCGGTCGAACGCCTCGACCCCGAGTTCTTCCGGCTCCGCTCCGGCGTCGCCGGTGAGATCACCCAGAAGCTCGTCAACTACCGCCTGCGCCTCGCGGTGGTCGGCGACATCTCCGAGCACGTCGAGGCGAGCGGCGCGTTGCGCGACTTCGTGTGGGAGTCGAATATGGGCGAGCACGTCTGGTTCGTCGACGACGAGGCCGCGCTCACCGAGAAGCTCGCCAGCCGGGCCGCCCGCCGCGCGGGCTGACGCTGCGCCGCGTCTCGCGCTCAGCGCTCAGTCACCGTCGGCACTCGACACGAGATCGCCGGCCTCTGCGGCGGTCGGCTCCCACTCCTCGACGACCGATGCCGACGTGGAGCCGAGCGCATCGCCGGCACGAAGATTCGCCGCCTCGAGCGCGCGCTCGATCGCGACGTCGGTCGCTGATGGGTCCTGGCTGCCGCGGTCATCGATGGTCATGGTCGCCACCCCTCACTCGAAGACCGGCGACAGGAATCGTCGCTCGGAAGATCAATCCTGCCGGTCACTCGGAGTCGAAGTCCAGCTCCGAGTCCGCGACCGCGATGACCGACCAGGTGCCGCCCTCGGCATCGGTGAATTCGTAGCTCGGAACCACGAGCACGCTGCCATCGGGTTGCCACTGGCTCGCGAGGCCGAGGCGCGCGCTGACGATCTCGACGTGGTTCACCGGCCAGGAGATCGAGCTGCCCTCGGTCGGGGTCGCGGGCGGCTCGGTCGGGGGCACCCACTCCTCGGGGGTCATGAGCTGCTCCTCGCGAAACGCAATCGGCATGTTGGTCAGGTGCGCTCCGAACCGAGGATCGGAGAGGCGCTCGAACGCCTCCTGCTCGCTGACGATGGCGTATTCGCCCAGTTCGACGATGCCGGCGAGCGAACCGTTGGCGCTGAACACTCCCGCCGTCGTGAGTTCCAGCGACCACGCCTGGTCGAGACGCTGCCCGTCGATGACCGGCCACGCCTGGGCGGTTCGCGTCAACGAGCCCGCATATGTCTCCGAGGTGAACTCGAACGCTCCGGGGTCGCGTCCGACCGACACGAGGATCGACCGCAGCGCGCCGATGGCAGCGTCTTCGCTCGGCAGCTCGTCTTGGCTGGGAGCATTCGCCATCGGGTCGCACGGCTCCGTGATGTCGGCGCTCTTGGCACACTGCCATGGATTGATCAGTGGGTCGGAGTAATAGAAGGAGAGGGTGCCATCGAGACCCACGGAGAGGTATGGGGCGGTGCCGTCCTGCGGCCCGACCACCCAGCTGCCGTTCGTCAGTTCGGCTGTGCCGTCGACGCCGAGTGCACCGGCGAGCGCGGCGACGGTGTCGGCGCTCGACGCGGCGCGCGCGTCGAACGCGTATGCGACGGCGGTGCCGTCGTCGGTGGTGAGGCCCGACGCGCTGAAGCTGTTCCGACCGAACCCAGAGGGGTACATCATGTCGGCGGTCGCGAAGCCCGACGCCTTCTGGCTTTCGAGCCCCGAGGCGTCGGTGGCGATGCCCGGCGTCGTGCCCTCCTGCCCTGCACCGGTCTGCAGCGAAATGGGCGGAGCAGCGCCACCGGCCAGATTCGTCGCACCACCGGTCATCGCACCGACGCCGTATCCGAGCGCCCCGACCACGGCGATCGACGCGGCGACCGCGGCGATCGGAAGCCAGCGGGGGCGCCGGCGGGTGCGCTCGGAGGTCAGGTCGGACACCGGTGCCGGTGCCGACTCGGCAGCCGGCTCGGCGACCGCTCGAGCGACGACCTCGTCGGCGAACCCCTCGCGAGGTTCGACATCCCTCGCAGGGTCGGCAGCGCGCAGTCGCGCGACCGGGTCGAGCTCGTTGTCGTCGTTCATGTCGATCACCCTCCGTGAGTGCGGTTCACCTACGCATATGTGCGGCGCAGCCCGAACCTTGCACGAGGGTCAGAACGACATCCGCTCGCCCCATGCCTCTCGCAGTCGCTTGCGGGCCCGCGAGAGCGCAGCGTCGGCACCAGACCGGGAGATGCCGAGCACCTCGGCGAGCTCTTCACCGTCGAGACCCTCCCACGCGTGCAGGAGCAGGATCTGCCGATCGCGCTCCCCCACGGTCGCGAGTGCACCGCGGAGCTCGGCGTCGAACAGCGCGCTCAACTCGGGGTCGTCGCTGACGCGCACCGCGCCCGACTCGGGCACCGCATCGACCGGCAGGTCGACCTGTTTGCGGCGGTGGTTGGCGAGCGTGAATCCCGCAGTTCGGTAGAGCCACGGCAGCACGGCCTCGCGGGGCACGTCGTCGTGGCGGCGCCAAGCTGTGGCGAGGACCTCAGCGGCGAGGTCCTCGGCATCCTGGCGCGGTCCGCGACGGGCGAAGTAGCGAACAAGAGCCGTCGAATGCTCGCGGACGATCTCGGTGAACCAGGCCACGTCGGCGCTCGTCGCGGGCGAACCGGTGCTCTCGGGCATCGCCACCCCTCCGGCTCCGTCGGCGATTGCTGCGCTGCTGGCGTTCGTCACGACATGAATGTGTCACAACTGCCGCGAGTCTTGCACGGGATGTCGCGAATCCTCGTGAACCTGCGCAGGTCGCACCGCGTCCGCGTCGTTCGATCAGGCGAACATCGGCGTGAGGAAGCGTCGCTCGTAGCGGCGGAAGCAGCGGGTCTCCGCTCCGAACCGGTTCGCCTCGAGGCATTCGGGGTCGGTGCTCGCGGCGGTGCGGTACTGCTCGTACTCCGCGAGCGAGGGGAATGTGAAGAGCGCGAAGGCCTCATCACTGTCGCCCTCGCTCGGCAGGAAGTAGCCGTGGTGGATGCCACCGAGGCGGTTCACGAGGTGGATCCACCGTCGCCCGTACTCCTCGAAGTCGGCGAGCTTGTGGGGGTCGATCTCGTAGCGCAGGTGGATGGTGATCATGCATCCACCCTCGCATCGACCCCCGGACGGCCGGCTATGAATGCCTGCCAATCCTGCTGCTCCGACCGCCGAACTCACGACTGACGTAGCCTGAGGAACGGCCGCGATTCGCGCGGGCCGACGAAAGGCTCTCCCCGTGAACATCACCCTGCTTCGACGGTTCGTCGCAGTCGCTGAGGAGCTGCACTTTCCGCGTGCCGCAGACACCCTCGGCATCCCGCTCGCTTCGCTCTACTCGTCGATCGAGAAACTCGAGACCGAGGTCGGGCATCCGCTCTTCACCCGGAGTCGTGGTGAAACCCAGCTGACCAAGGTCGGAATCCTCTTCCTCGAAGAGGCCAAACAAGAGATCGCCGCGGCGCCCGCTCCCGCCGAGAAATCCGTGGCCAACGCCGGCGGCAAGGCGAAGGCCTCGAAGGGCAAGGGCCGCGCCCCCATCGTGAAGGGGAAGCCGAAGCCCTACAAGAATCGGCAGGGGCGCTGACCCTCCTCAGTGATTCACGGTCGGACCACCATTGTGGCGTACGGGATTCGCTTCGCCCGGTGGCGGCTCGGGTCACCCCAGCGTGATCTCGACGAGGCCGTCGTCGACGTAGCCGAGCCGCACCCGCACCCCCTCGAGAGTGAACTCGTCAGAAGCCGTCTCCACCGGGTCGCCCAGGACCGCCCGCGCTTGCTCCCGACCGCTGCCCGCGGTCAGTCCGGCGATGAGCGCGGCGGGGCGCGGATATGCACCGTCTCCGACGAGGCGGAACGTCATGACCGAAACACCGTCAGGACCGCCAGCGATCAGGGCCTCGCCGCCGGCGAGGCTCCGCGAGATTCCGGCCCGCTCGCCATCCGCCGGCTCGCCTATCGCATCGATGTGCCACCAGACCTCGCCGGCGGTCCGCGGCGGGATCATGCGGGTGCGGCACGCCCACCACAGCTCCGGCTTCCACGACCCACCGGCCGGGTGGAACAGGAGCAGGTCCTCATGCCGGCCTCGCCAGCAGTCCTCCATGAATTGCCGGTCCACCGCCCCGTCGACGAGCGCCGCGGTGTACTGCTCGTCAGTCAGCGCGAACAACGCGTCGGCCGAACCATGGCCGACCTGCTGGTCGATACCGATCCATGCCCGACCGGTCGAGAGCTCGACGCCCATGCTCGGGCTCCGGGTGACCTGCACGAACCGCCTCGTGACAGGGCGCGTGACTTCACGCTTCCGGGCCATCAGAGGTTCACCGAGCCCCAGCCGTCGGCGATCTCGATCACGTGTTCAGACGTCACCAGACGAGTGTATGGCCCGGGCCCCGGGTTCGGACCGGCCGACGGACGCGGGCAGCGGGCAGCGGGCAGCGGGCAGCAGCGGGCAGCGGCAAGAGCGCTACACGTTGAAGCGGAACTCGACCACGTCGCCGTCCATCAGCGAACCGTCTCCCACCAACCGGCTACCTTGTCCACCAGTTCCGTTGTGACAAGCCGGGTTGGCACTCCGAAGTGCTCGTCGAGTTCGTGCCTTAGGAACTGAGCGACTTCGGCCTTGCTATCGCCCCGGAGCAACCTGCTCAGTAGAGGGTCGCGGATGCAGTCGTACTCGTCCTGAGGAAGCCACTCCTCGTCGCCCGGTCCAGCCGGTACGTAGACCCCCAGTGGGTCCCACTCGTTCAGAAGAACCCGCAGCTCGCGCTGCGCCGAAAGCGCCCACGCTCTGTCGTGCTCGACCATCACCCACCCCTCATGCCTAACTGTGTGACGGAACTCCACCACGTCGCCGTCAGTCTTCTGGGCCGCGGACAGCGTCTCTGGCAGCTTGGAGTAGCCGATCGTAGTCAGTGCGGAACGGCGCAACCAGTTCTTTCTCCAACTGCCCCTCAACGCTCCAAAGCACCAGCTGTTCTGCTTTGTCCACGAAGGTCGATTCCAGCGCATCCTCGTCCTCGGCTCGGGCGAGCCATTCGAAAAGCACCAGAGCCTCTTCGGAACTGAGTTCGAGCGTGAAGTGCTCGCGCCGCTCGACTTCCGACACGGAAGGTTGCTCTGCCACCACAGCACGCTCCAATCGGACCAGACTTACGAACGCTGATCACGTTATGTTAAAGCGGAACTCCACCACGTCGCCGTCTTGCATGACGTAGTCCTTGCCCTCCATGCGGGCCTTGCCCTTGGCGCGAGCCTCGGCGACCGAGCCCGTCTCGACGAGATCGGCGAAGGAGATGACCTCGGCCTTGATGAAGCCGCGCTCGAAGTCGGTGTGGATGACGCCGGCCGCCTGCGGCGCCTTGGCGCCCTTCGGGATCGTCCACGCGCGCGACTCCTTGGGGCCGGCGGTGAGGTAGGTCTGCAGGCCGAGCGTGTCGAAGCCGATGCGGGCGAGCTGGTTGAGGCCCGACTCCTCCTGGCCGGTCGAGGCGAGCAGCTCTGCGGCATCGGCCGGGTCGAGGTCGATGAGCTCCGACTCGATCTTCGCGTCGAGGAAGACCGCCTCGGCGGGCGCGACGAGTGCTGCGAGCTCGGCCTTGCGCGCGGCATCCGTCAGCACGGCCTCGTCGACGTTGAAGACGTAGATGAAGGGCTTCGCGGTGAGCAGCCCGAGCTCCTTGATGGGCTCGAGGTCGACGGATGCCGCAGAGAGGGGTGTGCCCTTCTGCAGCAGTTCGAGCGCCTCCTTGGCAGCGACGAGCACCGACGGGTCGAGCTTCTTGCCCTTGATCTCCTTCTCGTAGCGCGGGATGGCGCGCTCGAGGGTCTCGAGGTCGGCGAGGATCAGCTCGGTGTTGATCGTCTCCATGTCGGCCTTGGGGTCGACGGTGCCCTCGACGTGCACGACGTCGTCGTCGTCGAAGCCGCGCACGACCTGCGCGATCGCGTCGGCTTCGCGGATGTTCGCGAGGAACTTGTTGCCGAGGCCCTCACCCTCCGAGGCGCCGCGCACGATGCCGGCGATGTCGACGAACGCGACGGCCGCGGGCAGGATGCGCTCGGAACTGAAGATGCCGGCGAGCGTCTCGAGCCGGGGGTCGGGCAGGTTCACCACGCCGATGTTCGGTTCGATCGTCGCGAAGGGGTAGTTCGCGGCGAGCACCTGGTTCTTGGTGAGCGCGTTGAACAGGGTGGACTTGCCGACGTTGGGCAGGCCGACGATGCCGATAGTGAGAGCCACGGGGGTCTATCGTACCGGCAGCCGTCGTGCGCGGACTCGCGCGGGTTCAGTCGAGCCGCGCGCGGAAGCAGCGCGTCAGGTACGGCACGTCGAGCTCCTCTGCCCCGGCGATCTCGGGATGCGT harbors:
- a CDS encoding GNAT family N-acetyltransferase; protein product: MVRPIQLPHDLELRLVRADDATRLADAYTRNREYLAPWEPLRPDAFFEPEWHDDEVRLQLGSAAEGRSLPLVITDGDRIVGRLNLSNIVRGASQSASLGYWVDRHYAGRGVGTAAVLAAIDLARDELTLHRLEAGTLVHNHRSQRVLVNAGFEPIGLAPRYLRIAGQWQDHRLFQRLLDD
- a CDS encoding RNA polymerase sigma factor, with protein sequence MTNASSAAIADGAGGVAMPESTGSPATSADVAWFTEIVREHSTALVRYFARRGPRQDAEDLAAEVLATAWRRHDDVPREAVLPWLYRTAGFTLANHRRKQVDLPVDAVPESGAVRVSDDPELSALFDAELRGALATVGERDRQILLLHAWEGLDGEELAEVLGISRSGADAALSRARKRLREAWGERMSF
- a CDS encoding LysR family transcriptional regulator, with the protein product MNITLLRRFVAVAEELHFPRAADTLGIPLASLYSSIEKLETEVGHPLFTRSRGETQLTKVGILFLEEAKQEIAAAPAPAEKSVANAGGKAKASKGKGRAPIVKGKPKPYKNRQGR
- a CDS encoding DUF4180 domain-containing protein; translated protein: MRIDDSSGIRVLHLEAEGEPISTPDDASDLVGTAWSHNASLIAVPVERLDPEFFRLRSGVAGEITQKLVNYRLRLAVVGDISEHVEASGALRDFVWESNMGEHVWFVDDEAALTEKLASRAARRAG
- a CDS encoding NIPSNAP family protein codes for the protein MITIHLRYEIDPHKLADFEEYGRRWIHLVNRLGGIHHGYFLPSEGDSDEAFALFTFPSLAEYEQYRTAASTDPECLEANRFGAETRCFRRYERRFLTPMFA
- a CDS encoding GNAT family N-acetyltransferase, giving the protein MIDELRTERLLLRPLTIDHVDDYHRVYGDPRTWVHLPSGRHTSRGESARAIERSMLSHRAHGFGHCAVMLREPVDGLPAGAFLGSAGAAMLGFDAWNLGYRLAPEAWGHGFATEAATVALAAARDARPETPVTARVLANNTSSVRVLERLGLELAWSGASSAAPSGPDDTTHLERLVFADRPLDDATLDAVIALG
- the ychF gene encoding redox-regulated ATPase YchF, with the protein product MALTIGIVGLPNVGKSTLFNALTKNQVLAANYPFATIEPNIGVVNLPDPRLETLAGIFSSERILPAAVAFVDIAGIVRGASEGEGLGNKFLANIREADAIAQVVRGFDDDDVVHVEGTVDPKADMETINTELILADLETLERAIPRYEKEIKGKKLDPSVLVAAKEALELLQKGTPLSAASVDLEPIKELGLLTAKPFIYVFNVDEAVLTDAARKAELAALVAPAEAVFLDAKIESELIDLDPADAAELLASTGQEESGLNQLARIGFDTLGLQTYLTAGPKESRAWTIPKGAKAPQAAGVIHTDFERGFIKAEVISFADLVETGSVAEARAKGKARMEGKDYVMQDGDVVEFRFNIT
- a CDS encoding Fpg/Nei family DNA glycosylase, whose product is MPELPEVEALVGFLRERAVGRAIMSASVSAIAALKTFDPPLSTLAGREIVAAQRHGKFVDLDAGGTHLVFHLARAGWLRWYDELPKTLIKPGKSPIALRVRLDDGAGFDLTEAGTKKSLAVYVVHDPSDVPGIARLGPDPTAPDFTLDDFAGVLARRRTQIKGLLRDQSVFAGVGNAYSDEILHNARMSPYALAAKLKPDDVERLYHALRDTLDDAIAAAAGKRPDELKDSKRTRMQVHGRTGEACPVCGDTVREVIFADSTFQYCPTCQTGGKPLADRVLSRLLK